One window of Synergistaceae bacterium genomic DNA carries:
- a CDS encoding glycosyltransferase, translating into MNDKKISVAMASYNGIKYIGEQLDSIRTQTLNPDEVIICDDCSNDGTFEFCRDYIAKYNLTGWAVYRNDKNLGVLQNFRLAMNKCTGDYIFTCDQDDIWLPDKIQAMTQAMNENNNIMLLVSNYQAIDSNKQKINAHLRNITRNDGEIIRLPLKNYWLENVRPGCVMAFRREILERLKIFDSADKLHDSVLWQHAVIMDSLYLINRQLILFRRHENNTTAAFHEALSLERKIKDLRADSELYKKFLAHSKELGINNINHELLENKQKFLTQRINILAKKNLFAIIYFVIANIKFYPTLRNALSDIYAAIFIRN; encoded by the coding sequence ATGAACGATAAAAAAATTTCTGTAGCTATGGCTTCATATAACGGCATAAAATATATAGGTGAGCAGTTAGACTCAATCAGGACTCAGACTCTAAATCCCGATGAAGTAATAATTTGTGATGACTGCTCAAATGACGGCACATTTGAATTTTGCCGCGATTATATAGCGAAATATAATTTAACCGGCTGGGCAGTTTACCGGAATGATAAAAATTTAGGTGTCCTGCAAAACTTTAGACTCGCTATGAATAAATGCACGGGCGATTATATTTTTACCTGTGATCAAGACGATATTTGGCTGCCTGATAAGATTCAAGCTATGACTCAAGCAATGAACGAGAATAATAATATAATGCTGCTCGTTTCAAATTATCAGGCAATTGACTCGAATAAACAAAAAATTAACGCTCATTTAAGAAATATAACAAGGAACGACGGCGAAATTATTAGACTCCCGTTAAAAAATTACTGGCTCGAAAATGTCAGGCCGGGCTGTGTTATGGCATTCAGGCGTGAAATTCTTGAGAGACTCAAAATTTTTGATTCAGCTGATAAACTTCATGACTCTGTACTTTGGCAGCACGCTGTTATTATGGACTCGCTTTATTTGATTAACAGGCAGTTAATACTATTCAGGCGGCATGAGAATAACACGACTGCGGCATTTCACGAGGCATTATCACTTGAGAGAAAGATTAAAGATTTACGCGCTGACTCAGAATTATACAAAAAATTTTTAGCGCATTCTAAAGAACTCGGCATAAATAATATAAATCATGAATTACTAGAGAATAAACAAAAATTTTTGACTCAACGAATAAATATTTTAGCTAAGAAAAATTTATTTGCTATTATATATTTCGTTATTGCCAATATAAAATTTTATCCGACCTTGCGCAACGCATTATCGGACATTTACGCAGCTATATTTATAAGAAATTAG